One genomic segment of Cottoperca gobio chromosome 21, fCotGob3.1, whole genome shotgun sequence includes these proteins:
- the frzb gene encoding secreted frizzled-related protein 3 codes for MASTVRHAPCNPLFVLLLLLLRCPSLTLAASKDLVCEPITVPMCRGIGYNLTYMPNQFNHDTQEEVGLEVHQFWPLVRIRCSPDLLFFLCSMYTPICLPDYRKPLPPCRSVCERAKRGCSPLMSQYGFEWPERMSCEQLPQLGDETLCMDQNSSETTTLAPPFPKPTPKGRTRPPSPPQCDRECRCRDPLVPIKRESHTLYGQVQTGPLPNCAQPCHQPYFSADERAFTTFWVGLWSVLCFISTLTTVATFLIDMERFKYPERPIIFLAACYLFVSLGYIIRLVAGHERVACGASSSVGGDQLHILYDTTGPALCTLVFLLVYFFGMASSIWWVVLSFTWFLAAGMKWGSEAIAGYSQYFHLAAWLIPSVKTIVVLALSSVDGDPVAGICYVGNQSLENLRGFVLAPLVVYLFTGSLFLLAGFVSLFRIRSIIKQGGTKTDKLERLMIRIGLFTVLYTVPATIVVACLVYEQHYRPGWERALACSCPSERQRSGVGPDYAIFMVKYLMCLVVGITSGVWIWSGKTLESWRRFGARCCPCWLQKATAPPSIYSEASTALTGHTGTGLTSGIYHKAAPLHI; via the coding sequence ATGGCATCTACGGTGAGGCACGCGCCGTGCAACCCGTTGttcgtgctgctgctgctgctgctccggtGTCCTAGTCTCACGTTAGCAGCCTCCAAGGATCTGGTGTGTGAGCCTATAACTGTGCCCATGTGCAGGGGCATCGGCTACAACCTGACTTACATGCCCAATCAGTTCAACCATGACACCCAGGAGGAGGTGGGGTTGGAGGTGCACCAGTTCTGGCCCCTGGTCCGGATCCGCTGCTCTCCAGATCTGCTCTTCTTCCTGTGCAGCATGTACACCCCGATCTGCCTGCCAGACTACCGCAAGCCGCTGCCACCCTGCCGGTCCGTGTGTGAACGGGCCAAACGAGGCTGCTCTCCTCTGATGAGCCAGTACGGCTTCGAGTGGCCCGAGAGGATGAGCTGTGAACAGCTGCCCCAGCTGGGCGACGAGACCCTGTGCATGGACCAGAACAGCAGCGAGACCACTACCCTGGCTCCACCGTTTCCAAAGCCAACCCCTAAAGGCCGGACCAGACCACCCAGCCCCCCGCAGTGTGACAGGGAGTGCCGCTGTCGAGACCCCCTGGTCCCCATCAAAAGGGAGTCCCACACTCTGTACGGCCAGGTCCAGACCGGCCCCCTACCAAACTGTGCCCAGCCCTGCCATCAACCCTACTTCTCAGCCGACGAACGCGCCTTCACCACCTTCTGGGTGGGACTCTGGTCGGTGCTGTGCTTCATCTCCACCTTGACCACTGTCGCCACCTTCCTCATTGACATGGAGCGCTTCAAGTACCCAGAGAGGCCCATCATCTTCCTGGCTGCTTGCTACCTCTTCGTGTCTTTGGGTTACATCATCCGCCTGGTGGCAGGTCATGAGCGGGTGGCTTGTGGCGCCAGCAGCAGTGTTGGTGGCGATCAGCTGCACATCCTCTACGACACCACTGGCCCCGCTCTCTGCACCCTGGTCTTCTTGTTGGTGTATTTCTTTGGCATGGCCAGCTCCATCTGGTGGGTGGTGCTGTCCTTCACCTGGTTTCTGGCTGCAGGGATGAAGTGGGGCAGCGAGGCCATCGCAGGATACTCTCAGTATTTCCACCTCGCCGCCTGGCTCATCCCTAGCGTCAAGACCATCGTCGTCCTGGCTCTCAGCTCTGTGGACGGGGACCCTGTGGCTGGAATCTGCTACGTGGGGAACCAGAGTCTGGAGAATTTGAGGGGATTCGTACTCGCACCTCTCGTGGTTTACCTCTTCACCGGCTCACTTTTCTTACTTGCCggctttgtttctctcttccgcATCAGGAGCATCATCAAGCAAGGTGGCACCAAGACCGACAAACTGGAGCGGCTGATGATCCGCATCGGGCTCTTCACAGTGCTGTACACCGTCCCCGCCACCATCGTGGTGGCCTGCCTGGTCTATGAGCAGCACTACCGGCCCGGCTGGGAGCGAGCTTTGGCCTGCTCCTGCCCGTCTGAGCGCCAGCGCTCGGGCGTGGGCCCAGACTACGCCATCTTCATGGTTAAGTACTTGATGTGCTTAGTGGTGGGCATCACCTCAGGAGTCTGGATTTGGTCAGGAAAAACCCTAGAGTCTTGGAGGAGGTTTGGGGCTCGATGCTGCCCCTGCTGGCTGCAGAAAGCCACTGCTCCACCCTCCATATACAGTGAGGCCAGTACTGCTTTAACTGGACATACTGGAACTGGACTGACGTCAGGGATCTACCATAAAGCTGCTCCATTGCATATATGA